A stretch of the Amycolatopsis sp. BJA-103 genome encodes the following:
- a CDS encoding SDR family oxidoreductase: MSTLHGKTIVISGGSRGIGEAIAIRAARDGANIALLAKTAEPHPKLPGTVYTAAKAIEDAGGQALPIVGDVRDDTSVEAAIARTAEQFGGIDIVLNNASAIDLTPTESVSMKRYDLMQDINARGSFLLSKLAIPYLKLAENAHILTLSPPISLDEKWFQAGHLAYSIAKYSMSLVTVGLAAELRPFGIAANSLWPRTTIDTAAIRNVVGAELAAKSRTPEIMADAAHAILTKPSAEATGNFYLDDEVLAAEGVTDLSKYRVGGSEEDLQLDFWVESRTPESGP, translated from the coding sequence ATGAGCACGCTGCACGGCAAGACGATCGTCATCTCCGGCGGCAGTCGCGGGATCGGCGAGGCCATCGCGATCCGCGCGGCCCGCGACGGGGCGAACATCGCCCTGCTGGCCAAGACCGCCGAGCCGCACCCGAAACTGCCGGGCACGGTCTACACCGCGGCCAAGGCGATCGAGGACGCGGGCGGGCAGGCTCTGCCGATTGTCGGCGACGTCCGCGACGACACCTCGGTCGAGGCCGCGATCGCGCGGACCGCGGAGCAGTTCGGCGGCATCGACATCGTGCTCAACAACGCGAGCGCGATCGATCTGACGCCGACCGAGTCGGTCAGCATGAAGCGCTACGACCTGATGCAGGACATCAACGCGCGCGGTTCGTTCCTGCTGTCGAAGCTCGCCATCCCGTATCTGAAGCTGGCGGAGAACGCCCACATCCTGACGCTCTCGCCGCCGATCAGCCTCGACGAGAAGTGGTTCCAGGCCGGGCATCTCGCGTACAGCATCGCGAAGTACTCGATGAGCCTGGTGACCGTCGGGCTCGCGGCGGAACTGCGGCCGTTCGGGATCGCGGCGAACTCGCTGTGGCCGCGGACGACGATCGACACCGCGGCGATCCGCAACGTCGTCGGCGCCGAGCTGGCGGCGAAGTCGCGGACGCCGGAGATCATGGCGGACGCCGCGCACGCGATCCTCACCAAACCGAGCGCCGAGGCGACGGGGAATTTCTACCTCGACGACGAGGTGCTCGCCGCCGAGGGGGTCACGGATCTCTCGAAGTACCGCGTCGGCGGGTCCGAGGAAGACCTGCAGCTCGATTTCTGGGTCGAAAGTCGTACCCCAGAATCAGGGCCATGA